From Felis catus isolate Fca126 chromosome B4, F.catus_Fca126_mat1.0, whole genome shotgun sequence:
TTGTCTCTAGTTCATGTTGTATTTTATCCAAAAGTTCACAGAGAAATTCCTGAGCATCCTGTTGGGCATAACCACGAAAAGCTGGAATTAGTCTCCACACGGAGTGTAGCATAGCAAATGGTGAGACTAAGGCCCACTTTCCAGACCACATGACTTGGAACAAAGTATGCAATTCATGACAGAGAGAAATGTATTGTGAACTTGGTTCCTTTGGCTGAATAAGTTCCATCTTTCTACTCTTTGATGCTCCACCACTTAGTCCTAATGATAAACTTGGATGTCTGGAGGGAACACAGCCTGTATCTTTTTCttggcattcattcatttgatataCTGTATCTGTGACTGGTGGATGCTTATAAGGTGATCTTGTCTTATCACTAGCTGTCACTGCCAGCCATCGGTTCAgatcaagttttaaaaaacattgccgaaaaataagtaaatgactcAACACTTGAAGAACAGAATTCATATAGCAAGTATTTCCCAAATTTCTCAATCCAGTTACACCAGGAGTTACTATTGGCCTTTGTTTACCTGAGGAGTCATTGGCTTTTTTTAATCTCACATCTTCTGAGGTAGGTACTACTTTATCTTTTGCTGGTGATGCTGGGGTTTGCAGTGGTACTTGAACAGGAACTATTTCTACTGTGGTAGACTGAGCTAGACCTTGCAAACGTAAACTCTTTCTTGGATGTATACTTTCCAATTCTGTTTTAACTTGATACTCTAATTCTTGTCGTCTTTTCTTCACTtctctttttgctattttttcctgaaattgttcctcttgtctttttcttccaaTGGGTGATTGTTCAAACCAAGTTCGAAAGATTTTACCCATTAATATTCTTCTTCTATGCCAAAGAGCAGTATACATTTGATCTTCATTTTGAAGCAGAGATTGGGTGCTATCGTGTAAGTAATAAGTATCATCACTTGTACCCACAGACTGCAAAACCCTTCCACTACGAGTTGTGCACTGATAATTTTGACTTTTGATTGCACTTAAGGTACTTCGTAGTAACTTCAGGTCTCCAGTAGCATTATCATTAAGAACATAATCATCACAAA
This genomic window contains:
- the USP44 gene encoding ubiquitin carboxyl-terminal hydrolase 44, with protein sequence MLTMDKCKHIGQLRLAQDHSILNPQKWHCVDCNTTESIWACLSCSHVACGRYIEEHAVRHFQDSSHPVALEVNEMYVFCYLCDDYVLNDNATGDLKLLRSTLSAIKSQNYQCTTRSGRVLQSVGTSDDTYYLHDSTQSLLQNEDQMYTALWHRRRILMGKIFRTWFEQSPIGRKRQEEQFQEKIAKREVKKRRQELEYQVKTELESIHPRKSLRLQGLAQSTTVEIVPVQVPLQTPASPAKDKVVPTSEDVRLKKANDSSGKQRPIVTPGVTGLRNLGNTCYMNSVLQVLSHLLIFRQCFLKLDLNRWLAVTASDKTRSPYKHPPVTDTVYQMNECQEKDTGCVPSRHPSLSLGLSGGASKSRKMELIQPKEPSSQYISLCHELHTLFQVMWSGKWALVSPFAMLHSVWRLIPAFRGYAQQDAQEFLCELLDKIQHELETTGTRLPALIPTSQRKLIKQVLNVVNNIFHGQLLSQVTCVACDNKSNTIEPFWDLSLEFPERYQCSGKDIASQPCLVTEMLAKFTETEALEGKIYVCDQCNSKRRRFSSKSVVLTEARKQLMVCHLPQVLRLHLKRFRWSGRNNREKIGIHVGFEEILNMEPYCCRESLKSLRPECFIYDLSAVVMHHGKGFGSGHYTAYCYNSEGGFWVHCNDSKLSMCTMDEVCKAQAYILFYTQRVTENGHSKLLPPELLSGSQHPNEEADTSSNEILS